In the Salarias fasciatus chromosome 13, fSalaFa1.1, whole genome shotgun sequence genome, one interval contains:
- the LOC115399501 gene encoding glutathione S-transferase omega-1-like: MPSEKSLAKGSAAPGPVPADTIRIYSMRFCPFAQRARLVLNAKGIKHEIVNINLRDKPDWFLEKNPLGLVPTLETSAGEVIYESPITCDYLDEVYPGKKLLPPTPLEKAQQKMLLEQFSKIPPYFYKIPTGRKNGEDVSGLQAELIENLLKLDGVLTKKKTKFFGGDSLTMIDYMMWPWFERLEVFDVTQCLDNAPELKKWIERMLEDQTVKASGHSVDTYKAFYKSYNDGTPNFDYGL; encoded by the exons ATGCCATCTGAGAAGAGTCTCGCTAAAG GCAGTGCCGCACCCGGTCCAGTGCCAGCAGACACCATCAGAATCTACAGCATGAGGTTCTGCCCTTTTGCACAGAGGGCAAGATTGGTGCTGAATGCTAAAGGAATCAA GCATGAAATTGTGAACATCAACCTGAGAGACAAGCCTGACTGGTTCCTGGAGAAGAATCCTCTGGGTCTTGTTCCAACCCTGGAGACGTCTGCTGGTGAGGTGATCTATGAGTCCCCCATCACCTGTGACTACCTGGATGAAGTGTATCCCGGGAAGAAGTTGCTTCCTCCAACTCCTTTAGAGAAAGCGCAGCAGAAGATGCTGCTGGAGCAATTTTCTAAG ataccACCTTACTTCTACAAGATTCCAACGGGGAGAAAGAATGGTGAAGATGTCTCAGGGCTGCAAGCGGAACTCATAGAGAACTTGTTGAAACTGGATGGG gtcctcacaaagaagaagacgaagttCTTTGGTGGCGACTCCCTAACAATGATCGACTACATGATGTGGCCATGGTTTGAGAGGCTGGAGGTCTTCGACGTCACTCA ATGTTTGGACAACGCACCTGAGCTGAAGAAGTGGATCGAGCGCATGTTGGAGGATCAAACTGTCAAAGCCTCTGGACACAGTGTGGACACCTACAAGGCTTTCTACAAGAGCTACAATGATGGCACACCCAACTTCGACTACGGCCTGTAG
- the LOC115399502 gene encoding glutathione S-transferase omega-1-like — protein MPTEKSHAKGSAPPGPVPAGTIRVYSMRFCPFAQRARLVLNAKGIKHEVVNINLMDKPDWFLEKNPLGLVPTLETSAGEVIYESPITCDYLDEVYPGKKLLPPTPLEKAQQKMLLEQFSKIPGYYYRITMGRKKGEDVSGLLSELKENFTKLDAVLTKKKTKFFGGDSITMIDYMMWPWFERLEVFDVKQCVDNAPELKKWTERMLEDPAVKATAHSLENHKIFYKSYAAGTPDYDFDL, from the exons GCAGTGCCCCGCCCGGTCCAGTGCCAGCAGGCACCATCAGAGTCTACAGCATGAGGTTCTGCCCTTTTGCACAGAGGGCAAGATTGGTGCTCAATGCTAAAGGAATCAA GCATGAAGTTGTTAACATCAACCTGATGGACAAACCTGACTGGTTCCTGGAAAAGAATCCTCTGGGTCTTGTTCCAACCCTGGAGACGTCTGCTGGTGAGGTGATCTATGAGTCCCCCATCACCTGTGACTACCTGGATGAAGTGTACCCTGGGAAGAAACTGCTTCCTCCAACTCCTTTAGAGAAAGCGCAGCAGAAGATGCTGCTGGAGCAATTTTCTAAG ATACCAGGTTACTATTACAGGATTACGATGGGAAGGAAGAAAGGTGAGGATGTCTCAGGGCTGCTCAGTGAACTCAAAGAGAATTTCACCAAACTGGATGCG gtcctCACTAAGAAGAAGACCAAGTTCTTTGGTGGCGACTCCATCACAATGATCGACTACATGATGTGGCCATGGTTTGAGAGGCTGGAGGTCTTTGACGTGAAACA ATGTGTGGACAATGCACCCGAGCTGAAGAAGTGGACTGAGCGCATGTTGGAGGATCCAGCTGTCAAAGCCACCGCACACAGTTTGGAAAACCACAAGATTTTCTACAAGAGCTACGCCGCTGGCACACCCGACTACGACTTCGACCTGTAG